The genomic region CAGCTGTTAAGACATGGGCTGATCTGGAGCCGCTGCTCAAAACAATCAAGGAAAATGAGCCAGCGATTACACCATTCTATATGTCCAATACCAATGGTAACGGGCTGTTGGAGAATCTGGATTGGGATTATCTCGGGGATGCTTCCGTACCTGGAGTAATTTCCAAAACAGCAGGCGGAACAACGGTGCTGAATGAAGTGGAGACCCCAGAATTCAAAGAAGCGGCGGAACTCGCTCGCAAGTGGTATCAAGCGGGATATATCAACAGTGATGCTGCGACTTCCAATGTGTTCCCGAAAGACCAGGCGAAGGCTGGAAAAGCATTTCTCTGGACGGATGGTATGAAGCCAGGCAAGGATAAAGAAGAAGAAGGGTATGTGGGTTTCCCACTGACTCAGATTGAGATGACACAGCCGACCATTACGACGGGTGATGCATCTGGAGCAATGCTCGCGATCTCCCGTTCTTCAGAGCAACCGGAGAAAGCGATGCAGGTCATTAACCTGCTGCATTCCGACAAGGAAATTAACAACTTGCTGAACTTCGGAATTGAAGGCACACATTATGTGAAAAAAGACGGACAGGATAATATCATTGCTCTTCCTGACGGGGTTGATGCCAACAGTCGTACCTATAATCCAGGTGCACAGTGGCAGCTCGGTAACCAGTTCCTGAACTTCCTCTGGGATAATGAAGATCCGCAGAAATGGGAAAAGTTCAAAGAGTTTAACGCCAAAGGTGTGAAGTCGCCAGCACTGGGCTTTACGTTCAACAGCCAATCTGTCAAAAATGAAATTGCAGCGGTCAACAACGTGAACAAACAGTTCAAGCCAGGTATGACATCGGGTGCCGTAGATCCGAACGAGATGATTCCGAAATATCTGGAAAAACTCAAAGCAGCGGGCATTGATAAAATCATTGCTGCCAAACAAGAACAACTCGATGCATTCTTGGCTAAGCAATAAATGATCGTCAGGCCATGACAGAGAGCCTATTGTTACTACAAGCTCTTGTCAGCGGTGAATATGGAGGACGTTTTCGGTGAATAACCGAAGACGTTCTTTTTATTGTTGTTTTTTTGATTTGGATTGTTAATCATAATTAGGAAAAATATGATATAATCAGGTGGTTGATTGGGGGTGTTCGTGTGTCGAGAACCAGACTTGTGTTCTCTGGGGCTTTATTGCTTTTTGCAATCATCTTTACATTTAACCACCATCTTGGTTTTTCTGTTGGAGATACCATGCTGTCAGCAATAGGTATATCCCCGTATACTACATCTTATTTAAGTGGTGTTCATATCACACTTTTCCTCGGATTGGGGATCTTCGCGTGTGGGTTCTACCTTACTCGCAAAGAGATTGGGAAGTCGTTCCCGGGTCTTGCTCAAGGGTTATGGATCATCGTTCTCGCTATCGTTCTCAGTTATTCGTACATGACGGATAAATTCATGTATGTAGCCAAGTGGGGAGCTGAAGGCATTGATGGTGTATCCTATGTACAGAATACAAGCTCCTGTTCTTATAATGTCCGAAGTAATGGTGAGACCCGAGCAACCTGTGATCTGACACTCAAAAATTACGGCAGAGCGTCCGTGTCCGCTGTGCTATTGCCTGATCTCGCGCGCAGTTACAAGTTTAAGGACGACCCACTATATGAAGCATTGCAGTCTGTGCAATTAAGACCAGTACATATTGAGATTGGACGCCATGGAACATTTACGGGCGAGTTGGAGTTTTACGGAAAAGCGGAAGCTCCGCTGCTCGTCAATGGGAAACTTATGGATATTGTGCTGGATGTAGGCGTGGATGGTGCGAATACGGTGTTTGATTATGATATTCCATAGTTTATATCTTTGTAGAAGAAACAGAATGAGTACATAAACAGAACTAGAATAAGGTTTATTTGAATAGAAAGATTAAAGATGTATACTGAAATCGGGATAGAGAGCTGGCTAATCGCTGGCTCTTTTTTTGCGTGGAAGTTGTAATTAGTGCAGAAATATTGGTTTTGTCTCCTTTCCCCTTGAATTGGTAACGCTTACGCTAGATAATGGGAATCAGTTTGTCTCAA from Paenibacillus sp. FSL R5-0341 harbors:
- a CDS encoding ABC transporter substrate-binding protein, which encodes MVRSLKVWSRMMATVMALSLVLAACSSDKGGTTTPAAEGGGASEGGGKPYEVTLFYPGTPQKDVALVEAEINKKMEPKIGATLKINAIDWGQWDNKLNLMISSGEKSDIIFTAAWQNYTVNVAKGAFLPLNDLLDAHGQDIKKNLDPAFLEGSQVDGVNYGVPTNKELAATRGVLVRKDLADKYNLDLTAVKTWADLEPLLKTIKENEPAITPFYMSNTNGNGLLENLDWDYLGDASVPGVISKTAGGTTVLNEVETPEFKEAAELARKWYQAGYINSDAATSNVFPKDQAKAGKAFLWTDGMKPGKDKEEEGYVGFPLTQIEMTQPTITTGDASGAMLAISRSSEQPEKAMQVINLLHSDKEINNLLNFGIEGTHYVKKDGQDNIIALPDGVDANSRTYNPGAQWQLGNQFLNFLWDNEDPQKWEKFKEFNAKGVKSPALGFTFNSQSVKNEIAAVNNVNKQFKPGMTSGAVDPNEMIPKYLEKLKAAGIDKIIAAKQEQLDAFLAKQ